One Microbacterium esteraromaticum genomic window carries:
- a CDS encoding DEAD/DEAH box helicase: protein MSSPRPTASALRALAGDGGYERGVDYARRGRVAVARWEPATQTLTAEVFGSERAPYRCRIRFDGLRLMSSSCSCPVATACKHVIAAVIVGPAESVEIVTPARTQPAVAPPPPREPWEQFGAFARPVPPPAWRALLNPPRTPADAQPLAVGVELRVRPDRSFDRWGPAALQAATPRDLAGDHGELLLVVRPLMRSASTGRWIQGDASWDTVRRSSGRFDPDHARWFTDFLNIARDSLLSGTAGDWIALDRVETPLLWQHLDALPGLGIPMIPTQKHTTVALAGAAQIGLRIDPAEGGGLSVSVDAMIDGQPAAAASLRPIGRIGVYRWQLVGAGIDVTIARVGLAPAVLSALNAAAPIDVPEDDRQGFLAEAYPALARQTAVSAPEHLALPSLVAPEPLLRVSFRSGHRIDYRFEWEYSGHGTVSFSTAGAPFRDADAEQRRSREIEALWASASSEPFRHQAELEQLAAAEWAAHVLPVFEGADVKVVVTGRRKRYRELTGAPEISVSTVESSDPDWFDLGVLVKIEGHSIPFTPLFTALSMRRTKLMLVDGTYFSLAHPALQQLRELIDEAGALTEWETGPRISRYQTALWEDFEDLADEFEQAVGWRATAEGLRGIERVPATAPPAGLKAQLRPYQQQGLDWLAFLWQHRLGGILADDMGLGKTLQLLSLIAHAVEAGEERPFLVIAPTSVLGTWRSEASRFTPRLRVRVVEGTGSRRADEIEAMAADADIIVTSYTLLRLDADEYQALDWAGVIVDEAQFAKNPATKVHQAVGKLRSVVKIAVTGTPLENSLTDLWALFSLTAPGLFPSQRRFREEYVQPIEQGKVPENEEGGPYRQRRLERLRHRIRPLMLRRTKELVAGDLPEKQVQELFVDLSPAHRAVYDTVLQRERQKVLGLLADLDRNRFIVFRSLTMLRMLALAPRLIDPDADDATSAKLDVLLEHVQELRAEGHRALVFSQFTSYLEMAAERLGRAGIAYEHLDGSTRRREEVIDAFRSGDAPVFLISLKAGGFGLTLTEADYVFLLDPWWNPAAEAQAIDRTHRIGQTQRVFVYRLIAAGTIEEKVLALQQRKARLFTAVMDDEALFAQALTADDIRGLLET from the coding sequence ATGAGCTCTCCCCGTCCCACCGCCTCCGCGCTGCGCGCTCTCGCAGGGGACGGCGGGTATGAGCGCGGGGTCGACTACGCGCGTCGCGGTCGCGTCGCCGTCGCCCGGTGGGAGCCCGCGACGCAGACGCTGACCGCCGAGGTCTTCGGAAGCGAACGCGCGCCGTACCGCTGCCGCATCCGCTTCGACGGTCTGCGCCTCATGTCGTCCAGCTGCTCGTGTCCTGTCGCGACCGCGTGCAAGCACGTGATCGCTGCGGTCATCGTCGGTCCCGCCGAGAGCGTCGAGATCGTGACTCCCGCGCGGACGCAGCCCGCCGTCGCCCCTCCACCGCCCCGTGAGCCGTGGGAGCAGTTCGGCGCCTTCGCCCGCCCCGTGCCCCCGCCCGCCTGGCGTGCGCTGCTGAATCCACCCCGGACACCTGCCGACGCCCAGCCGCTCGCGGTCGGTGTCGAGTTGCGCGTGCGTCCGGATCGATCCTTCGATCGCTGGGGTCCGGCCGCGCTGCAGGCCGCGACGCCGCGCGATCTCGCGGGAGACCACGGTGAGCTGCTGCTGGTCGTGCGCCCGCTGATGCGCAGCGCGTCCACCGGCAGATGGATCCAGGGCGACGCCAGCTGGGACACGGTGAGGCGCTCGTCGGGACGCTTCGACCCTGATCACGCTCGCTGGTTCACCGACTTCCTCAACATCGCGCGCGACTCGCTGCTCTCGGGCACGGCCGGCGACTGGATCGCGCTCGACCGGGTCGAGACGCCGTTGCTCTGGCAGCATCTCGATGCACTGCCAGGCCTCGGCATCCCCATGATCCCGACGCAGAAGCACACGACGGTTGCTCTCGCCGGCGCCGCGCAGATCGGCCTTCGCATCGATCCGGCCGAGGGCGGAGGGCTCTCCGTCAGCGTCGATGCGATGATCGACGGCCAGCCCGCGGCGGCGGCGTCACTTCGCCCGATCGGCCGGATCGGCGTCTATCGCTGGCAGCTCGTCGGCGCAGGCATCGACGTGACCATCGCGCGAGTGGGACTCGCGCCGGCGGTGCTGAGCGCCCTCAACGCGGCCGCTCCGATCGACGTGCCGGAGGATGACAGGCAGGGATTCCTCGCCGAGGCGTACCCGGCGCTCGCTCGTCAGACCGCCGTCTCGGCGCCGGAGCACCTCGCCCTGCCGTCTCTCGTCGCGCCCGAGCCGCTGCTTCGCGTGTCGTTCCGAAGCGGCCACCGCATCGACTACCGGTTCGAGTGGGAGTACTCGGGGCACGGCACGGTCTCGTTCAGCACCGCGGGCGCGCCTTTCCGTGACGCGGATGCCGAGCAGCGGCGCTCACGCGAGATCGAGGCGCTCTGGGCGTCGGCGAGCAGCGAGCCCTTCCGCCATCAGGCCGAGCTCGAGCAGCTCGCCGCAGCGGAATGGGCGGCCCACGTTCTGCCCGTCTTCGAGGGCGCGGATGTGAAGGTCGTCGTCACGGGGCGACGCAAGAGATACCGCGAGCTCACCGGAGCGCCCGAGATCTCGGTGTCGACGGTCGAGTCGAGCGACCCGGACTGGTTCGACCTCGGCGTGCTCGTGAAGATCGAAGGGCACTCGATCCCCTTCACACCGCTGTTCACCGCGCTGAGCATGCGGCGCACGAAGCTGATGCTGGTGGACGGCACGTACTTCTCACTCGCGCACCCCGCGCTGCAGCAGCTGCGGGAGCTCATCGACGAGGCCGGCGCACTCACCGAGTGGGAGACCGGACCGCGAATCAGCCGCTATCAGACGGCTCTCTGGGAGGACTTCGAGGACCTCGCCGACGAATTCGAGCAGGCCGTCGGCTGGCGGGCGACGGCGGAAGGACTCCGCGGAATCGAACGTGTGCCTGCCACCGCCCCGCCCGCGGGGCTGAAGGCGCAGCTGCGCCCGTACCAGCAGCAGGGACTCGACTGGCTCGCGTTCCTCTGGCAGCACAGGCTCGGCGGCATCCTCGCCGACGACATGGGCCTCGGCAAGACCCTGCAGCTGCTGTCCCTCATCGCCCACGCCGTCGAGGCGGGGGAGGAGCGGCCCTTCCTCGTGATCGCACCGACCTCGGTGCTCGGCACCTGGCGCAGTGAGGCGAGCCGATTCACTCCCCGCCTTCGCGTACGCGTCGTCGAGGGCACGGGATCGCGGCGCGCTGACGAGATCGAGGCGATGGCGGCTGATGCCGACATCATCGTCACCTCGTACACATTGCTGAGACTGGATGCCGATGAGTACCAGGCCCTCGACTGGGCCGGTGTCATCGTCGACGAGGCGCAGTTCGCGAAGAATCCCGCGACGAAGGTGCACCAGGCCGTCGGGAAGCTCCGCTCGGTCGTCAAGATCGCCGTCACCGGAACACCGCTCGAGAACAGCCTCACCGACCTGTGGGCCCTGTTCTCACTGACCGCGCCCGGCCTGTTCCCATCGCAGCGCCGGTTCCGCGAGGAGTACGTGCAGCCCATCGAGCAGGGCAAGGTGCCCGAGAACGAGGAGGGCGGCCCATACCGTCAGCGGCGACTCGAACGGCTGCGCCACCGCATCCGCCCTCTGATGCTGCGGCGCACGAAGGAGCTCGTCGCCGGCGATCTTCCCGAGAAGCAGGTGCAGGAGCTGTTCGTGGATCTGAGCCCGGCCCATCGGGCCGTCTACGACACGGTCCTGCAGCGCGAGCGACAGAAGGTGCTCGGCCTGCTGGCCGACCTCGATCGCAACCGCTTCATCGTGTTCCGCTCGCTCACCATGCTGCGGATGCTCGCGCTCGCTCCGCGGCTGATCGATCCGGATGCCGATGATGCGACCTCCGCGAAGCTCGACGTCCTGCTCGAGCACGTGCAGGAGCTGCGGGCCGAGGGGCATCGTGCGCTGGTGTTCAGCCAGTTCACGTCGTACCTCGAGATGGCGGCAGAGCGCCTCGGCCGGGCCGGCATCGCATACGAGCACCTGGACGGCTCCACCAGGCGGAGGGAGGAGGTGATCGACGCGTTCCGCTCCGGAGACGCTCCTGTGTTCCTGATCAGCCTCAAGGCGGGAGGATTCGGACTCACTCTCACCGAGGCGGACTACGTCTTCCTGCTCGATCCGTGGTGGAACCCGGCGGCCGAGGCGCAGGCGATCGACCGCACCCACCGCATCGGGCAGACGCAGCGGGTCTTCGTCTACCGGCTGATAGCGGCCGGGACCATCGAGGAGAAGGTGCTCGCCCTCCAGCAGCGCAAGGCGCGACTGTTCACCGCGGTGATGGACGATGAGGCGCTGTTCGCACAGGCGCTGACGGCCGACGACATCCGCGGACTGCTGGAGACCTGA
- the pyrR gene encoding bifunctional pyr operon transcriptional regulator/uracil phosphoribosyltransferase PyrR, whose product MTARTVLHEADITRALTRIAHEILESNRGADGLVLLGIPTRGVTLAERLGPIISGIAETEIPVGSLDITLFRDDLSKHPTRAPKRTEIPAGGIDGKTVVLVDDVLFSGRSIRAALDALQSIGRPSVVRLAILVDRGHRELPIRPDFVGKNIPSSRAERVNVRLRELDGADEVTIES is encoded by the coding sequence ATGACTGCACGAACAGTGCTGCACGAAGCCGATATCACGCGCGCTCTGACGCGCATCGCCCATGAGATCCTCGAGTCCAACCGAGGCGCCGACGGGCTGGTGCTCCTCGGCATCCCGACCAGGGGAGTGACGCTCGCCGAGCGGCTCGGTCCGATCATCTCCGGCATCGCCGAGACCGAGATCCCGGTCGGCTCGCTCGACATCACGCTGTTCCGCGACGACCTGTCGAAGCATCCGACGCGCGCACCGAAGCGCACCGAGATCCCCGCCGGAGGCATCGACGGCAAGACGGTGGTGCTCGTCGACGACGTGCTGTTCTCGGGCCGCAGCATCCGTGCCGCGCTCGACGCCCTGCAGTCGATCGGACGCCCCTCTGTGGTGCGCCTCGCGATCCTCGTAGACCGCGGACACCGCGAGCTTCCCATCCGCCCCGACTTCGTGGGGAAGAACATCCCCTCATCACGCGCGGAGCGCGTCAACGTGCGCCTGCGCGAACTCGACGGCGCTGACGAGGTGACGATCGAATCATGA
- a CDS encoding Rieske 2Fe-2S domain-containing protein: MRITGLGHAGMFIETVGGNIICDPVLGPSFYGSWFPFPDNRGLDWERLGREADFLYISHRHRDHFDPKLLEKYISKDIEVLLPEYVTDDLEVDIRKLGYNNITYAPAGQVIERGELKIMITPLRAPSDGPIGDSSLSVDDGTASILNQNDSHPLDLEALLSFGKPEAYFTQVSGAIWWPMVYDLPQDAKQKFAGLKRDAQNKRAMYYIEKVDAPHVFPMAGPPMFLRDELFKYNGKGRDDDSIFTDQKEFLAHMKELAPQYDGHLFIPGTVVELNHGELTVSQSLYSPAEIDHIFDEKWEYLEEQRASRQQEIIDEEATRAEVIPPAEMLAAIKEWWEPLLKKSRTIRLGVGGNVRFRIGELDMVVDFPKAKVREYAGEECIYWYTIPADLVSTNIRDHEIDWSNSIFLSMQFSVGRSGKFNEFLTTFLKCLSVDRIEYVENWYQEQTDQTEDAEIGDWVVQRRCPHLRADLTRTGKIEDGVLTCSMHDWKWDLATGKCLTTTGHPIRAERCPVTDEALRLGA; encoded by the coding sequence ATGCGGATCACGGGACTCGGCCATGCCGGGATGTTCATCGAGACGGTCGGCGGGAACATCATCTGCGACCCCGTTCTCGGTCCTTCGTTCTACGGATCCTGGTTCCCGTTCCCCGACAACCGCGGTCTCGACTGGGAGCGCCTCGGTCGCGAGGCCGACTTCCTGTACATCTCGCACCGGCACCGTGACCACTTCGACCCGAAGCTGCTCGAGAAGTACATCTCGAAGGACATCGAGGTGCTGCTGCCCGAGTACGTCACCGACGACCTCGAGGTCGACATCCGCAAACTCGGCTACAACAACATCACCTATGCGCCCGCCGGTCAGGTGATCGAGCGCGGCGAGCTGAAGATCATGATCACGCCGCTGCGCGCGCCGAGCGACGGCCCCATCGGCGACTCGTCCCTCAGCGTCGACGACGGAACGGCATCCATCCTCAATCAGAACGACTCGCACCCCCTCGACCTCGAGGCGCTGCTGTCGTTCGGCAAGCCCGAGGCCTACTTCACACAGGTCTCCGGCGCCATCTGGTGGCCCATGGTGTACGACCTGCCCCAGGACGCGAAGCAGAAGTTCGCAGGGCTCAAGCGCGACGCGCAGAACAAGCGAGCCATGTACTACATCGAGAAGGTCGACGCCCCGCACGTCTTCCCGATGGCGGGCCCGCCGATGTTCCTGCGCGACGAGCTGTTCAAATACAACGGCAAGGGCCGGGACGACGACTCGATCTTCACGGATCAGAAGGAGTTCCTGGCGCACATGAAGGAGCTGGCGCCCCAGTACGACGGCCACCTCTTCATCCCCGGCACCGTCGTCGAGCTGAACCACGGCGAGCTGACCGTCTCGCAGAGTCTGTACTCGCCGGCTGAGATCGACCACATCTTCGACGAGAAGTGGGAGTACCTCGAGGAGCAGCGGGCGTCGCGTCAGCAGGAGATCATCGACGAGGAGGCGACCCGCGCAGAGGTGATCCCGCCGGCCGAGATGCTCGCCGCCATCAAGGAGTGGTGGGAGCCGCTGCTGAAGAAGTCGCGCACGATCCGCCTCGGCGTCGGAGGCAACGTGCGCTTCAGGATCGGCGAGCTCGACATGGTCGTCGACTTCCCGAAGGCGAAGGTGCGCGAGTACGCAGGGGAGGAGTGCATCTACTGGTACACGATCCCCGCAGACCTCGTGTCGACGAACATCCGCGACCATGAGATCGACTGGTCGAACTCGATCTTTCTGTCGATGCAGTTCTCTGTCGGGCGCAGCGGCAAGTTCAACGAGTTCCTCACGACCTTCCTCAAGTGCCTCTCCGTCGACCGGATCGAGTACGTGGAGAACTGGTATCAGGAGCAGACCGATCAGACCGAGGACGCCGAGATCGGCGACTGGGTCGTGCAGCGTCGGTGCCCGCACCTGCGGGCCGACCTCACTCGTACCGGAAAGATCGAGGACGGGGTCCTGACCTGCTCGATGCACGACTGGAAGTGGGATCTCGCGACCGGCAAGTGCTTGACGACGACGGGCCACCCGATCCGCGCCGAGCGCTGCCCCGTCACCGATGAGGCACTGCGCCTCGGCGCCTGA